One Dermacentor andersoni chromosome 6, qqDerAnde1_hic_scaffold, whole genome shotgun sequence genomic window carries:
- the LOC126521866 gene encoding uncharacterized protein isoform X3 produces MDHNLLLTKISYFQIFFQRGCRLFRKKFKSLEALGPLKKPAPPVPSETSTEAPKLPPKPIREQAKVLYAYEAQNDDELTIKEGDVITVLTKEVEDKGWWKGELNGRVGVFPDNFVKLIKEEVPQPVKPERPEKPPGGKMVGKPDLPDKPAFQEYGNSSDRPVSKVPPFKPSEISKKAPSSASVAVVEEKGKAPAPPPATCLAAAKKPFVLQSPPTSASPAPKKPLPQWPVQDADVPPPSSPPPLPPSSPTPTATPTSSPALPSVAPPLLAARKTEGQTKEAAAPAPVYAQVRRITANGVVNSKESQSSAASSSKEEYSEATFDSIEPSENKLNHPTANRVRPPMNRRPPSHITIVKENGNEPSEQQPAWMKDLGKRHQAKFSSQPTFEGKDTKIASSPEKELPSRMYPQKSPPSAHKPLAGSVREESAVLSRSPVAKEAPAVTAAPVILRNQKGLCSAESDVVQELKNELKLLRENCVPKEELTSLQHQINSLKETVESNRNQYSKLVRDLMAEIDEEKKLRMTLQVEIDRLKKLTLTV; encoded by the exons ATGGACCATAACCTACTGTTGACAAAAATTTCGTACTTTCAGATTTTCTTTCAACGAGGGTGCAGgcttttcagaaaaaaattcaaatcACTAGAG GCTCTGGGGCCACTGAAGAAACCTGCGCCCCCCGTGCCATCGGAAACTTCGACAGAAGCCCCAAAGTTGCCTCCAAAGCCGA TACGGGAGCAAGCCAAGGTGCTGTACGCGTATGAGGCACAGAACGACGATGAGCTGACGATCAAGGAAGGGGATGTGATCACGGTGTTGACAAAGGAGGTGGAGGACAAAGGCTGGTGGAAAGGGGAGCTCAATGGCAGAGTCGGCGTGTTCCCGGACAATTTCGTCAAGCTCATAAAGGAGGAG GTTCCACAACCTGTAAAACCGGAGCGGCCCGAGAAGCCCCCAGGAGGCAAGATGGTGGGCAAGCCCGACCTGCCTGACAAGCCTGCCTTCCAGGAGTATGGCAACAGCTCGGACCGGCCCGTCTCCAAAGTGCCTCCTTTTAAGCCTTCCGAAATTTCTAAGAAAG CACCATCATCGGCCAGCGTGGCAGTGGTGGAAGAGAAAGGCAAGGCACCCGCCCCTCCCCCCGCTACCTGCTTGGCAGCGGCCAAGAAGCCCTTTGTCCTGCAGTCTCCACCCACCTCGGCAAGCCCCGCCCCCAAGAAGCCCCTGCCCCAGTGGCCTGTCCAGGATGCAGATGTGCCTCCGCCCTCGTCCCCGCCCCCTCTGCCACCTTCCAGTCCTACTCCCACTGCTACACCCACTTCCAGCCCTGCCCTGCCCTCAGTTGCACCTCCCTTGTTGGCTGCTAGGAAGACTGAAGGGCAAACAAAAGAGGCTGCTGCGCCTGCCCCTGTGTATGCCCAAGTGAGGCGAATTACGGCCAATGGAGTTGTCAACTCCAAGGAGTCTCAGTCGTCAGCGGCCTCGTCCAGCAAGGAAGAGTACTCTG AAGCGACATTTGACAGCATCGAGCCCTCGGAGAACAAGCTGAACCACCCCACTGCCAACCGTGTGCGACCTCCCATGAACAGGAGGCCTCCCTCACATATAACAATCGTCAAGGAAAAC GGCAATGAACCAAGTGAGCAGCAGCCAGCTTGGATGAAGGATCTTGGAAAGAGGCACCAGGCCAAATTCTCTAGTCAGCCTACATTTGAGGGCAAGGACACAAAG ATTGCCAGCAGCCCAGAGAAGGAGCTCCCGAGTAGAATGTACCCTCAGAAATCGCCACCATCTGCGCACAAGCCCCTGGCTGGTTCCGTCAGAGAAG AATCAGCTGTGCTGTCCCGGAGCCCGGTTGCCAAGGAAGCTCCGGCAGTGACAGCAGCACCTGTAATTCTGCGAAACCAGAAGGGCCTGTGTTCAGCTGAAAGTGATGTTGTACAGGAGCTCAAGAATGAGCTAAAATTGCTTCGCGAGAATTGCGTGCCCAAGGAGGAGCTCACTAGCCTCCAGCACCAG ATCAATTCTCTGAAAGAAACCGTGGAGTCCAACCGGAACCAGTACAGCAAGCTGGTGCGCGACCTCATGGCTGAAATTGACGAGGAGAAGAAGCTACGCATGACCCTTCAGGTGGAGATCGACCGCCTCAAAAAGCTGACCCTGACGGTCTGA
- the LOC126521869 gene encoding COMM domain-containing protein 2, producing the protein MLLILDDEHKQHLQFITSVDEPVAKEFCKIANEFLVRGVNPKVYHSAAQKLQVDDDIVQGAVEGLSHLLSQAAKLKLGEQHLRESLLLLSFPESVCEELVKHHVDNERNVRKLLSEKSIPCWSFSHLQWRLEAEVASRCLKSHVTPLVTFKFHLKQGDGSENKEVVLQTDPLNLLHMTESLEEALQSAKSLHMRRIAKHVK; encoded by the coding sequence ATGTTGCTCATACTCGACGACGAACACAAACAGCACCTTCAGTTTATCACCAGCGTTGACGAGCCGGTGGCAAAGGAGTTCTGCAAGATCGCCAACGAGTTCCTCGTTCGCGGAGTGAACCCCAAGGTGTACCACTCTGCCGCGCAGAAGCTCCAAGTCGACGACGACATCGTTCAGGGTGCCGTCGAGGGCCTTTCCCACCTTCTCAGCCAGGCCGCGAAGCTGAAGCTCGGCGAACAACACTTACGAGAATCGCTATTGCTGCTGAGCTTTCCCGAGTCTGTGTGCGAAGAGCTCGTGAAACACCACGTCGATAACGAGAGGAACGTGCGCAAGCTGCTGTCTGAGAAGTCCATTCCCTGCTGGAGCTTCTCGCATCTCCAATGGAGACTGGAGGCCGAGGTCGCCAGTCGCTGTCTCAAGTCGCACGTGACGCCTCTCGTTACCTTCAAGTTTCATCTCAAGCAAGGAGATGGCAGCGAAAACAAAGAAGTGGTGTTGCAGACGGACCCTTTAAACCTATTACACATGACCGAATCACTGGAGGAAGCGCTACAGAGTGCCAAGTCTCTTCACATGCGAAGAATAGCGAAGCACGTCAAGTGA